A region of the Arenibacter antarcticus genome:
TTTTTAATCCCGGCAGATAGTAAGGATATCACCAAGGAATACGAAATTCTTTTGGATGAACTCCGAAGGTACAACCCAGAACTTTTGGATAAAAGCCGATTAGTGGTCATCTCAAAATCGGATATGCTAGACGAGGAACTCATTGCTGAAATGAGGGCAGAGCTAGACAAGGATTTTAAGGATGTTCCCTATATGTTTATTTCCTCCGTAGCCCAATTGGGCTTGGTGGAACTTAAGGATAAGCTCTGGTCCATGTTGAATAATTAAGCGTATGAGGGATTATCTAAGGGATATGGTAGAAGGAAATGAAACACCGAAAAGTCGGTATTTCGGTTTTTTTATTCAAACCCTTATATTGATTTCCATTGTTGCGTTTACTATGGAAACCGTTCCAAGTATTAGCGATGATACCAAAATTATTCTTAGGGGAATCGAAATATTTTGCGTGTTGGTATTTAGCGTGGAGTATCTGCTTCGATTATTTGTGTCCGAACGAAAATTGAAATTTGTATTTAGCTTTTTTGGAATAATTGACCTGTTGGCCATTTTGCCATTTTATTTGGCTTTGGGGCTAGACCTGCGATCTCTAAGAGCGCTCCGTTTTCTCAGGTTATTTAGGATTTTAAAGCTGATGCGGTACAATAGGGCTATAAACCGATTCTCCATCGCTATTAAAACGGCAAAGGAAGAGATTACCTTGTTTCTTTTTGTAACACTGATCCTAATTTATTTATCCGCAGTTGGTATTTACTACTTTGAAAATGAAGTTCAGCCAGAGCATTTTGCCTCAATTTTCGATAGTTTATGGTGGGCCATAATTACCTTGACTACCGTAGGTTACGGGGACGTTTATCCCATTACCTTAGGAGGTAGGATGTTTACCTTTGTCATATTGATGATCGGTCTAGGAATTGTCGCTATTCCCACGGGGATCATCTCCTCCGCTTTAACGAATTCTATAGATAATGAAAAAGGGGAAGAATAATTTTCACTATTTTTATAAAAACATCCCAAATGAAATTCGCCTTACCCCTATTGCTACTTCTATTTATATCCTCTTGCAGTGCTGTGCGTGTTCAGTACGATTACGATAACGAAACAGAATTTTCTGCTTATTCTACTTACAATTATTATCCGGACATGGAAACAGGTCTTAACGATTTGGATAACCGTAGGTTGATGAGGGCCATAGATTCTACTATGAGAGCTAAGGGCTTGTTGTTATCCGAGGAACCGGATTTTTATGTGGCCATTGTGGGGCGGTCTTTTCAGGCGGCAAGAAAGAATACCGTAGGAGTTGGGCTGGGTGGTTCTGGTAGAAATGTAGGGGGCGGACTATCTGTTGGTATCCCAGTTGGTGCAGCAAAAATGGAACGGGAAATTCGATTCGATTTTGTAGATAGCCAAAAAGATGAACTTTTCTGGCAGGCCGTAACCGTTAGTGCATTTAATGATAACAGTACTCCTGAAATTAAAGAAGAAAAACTTAGAGCAATAGTGCAGAAGGCATTTGAAAAATATCCGCCCAAACAACGGAAATAAAGTGGATTATTACAGGGCAATCCCCTTTATAAAATATACAGAAACCCAAAAAGCAGTTCGTTTAAACGAACTGCTTTTTGGGTTTCTGTACTTTAGGTTTAATTACGGCCTTAGTATATCTTTATATCTGTCCTTATAAGCGTACAGCATAACAATATTCAATATTATCAGGACCAATGCGCCACCTATGGATCCCGGCTCTAAAAACGCATGGAACAATATAGCATTAACGGAGATAATCATAAGGATCAGCATCATTAAGGCTGCGTATTTGTTGAGCAGTAGGGAAATCCCAGACAGAATTTCAACTATAGCTATAATGTTTATGGTATTAGTACTCATCAATGCCGAAAAGTAGTTCATGGCAGCCTCCGACATTTCACCCGCTGGCATAAAATGTAAAAATTTATTTGCCCCAAAAACAATGAGAAAGAGACCGAAAACTATTCTTAGACCTATAAAAAATGTCGCATTCATAATTGTTTTATTTTATGTTGGTTATGGTTAATTTAAGAAAAAAATCGTTAACAATCAGATAATCATAAGAGTTTTTTCTATTTCACCTGTATCCGTACACCTTCGCTATGGCTGCTAAATTCGGGTGCATACATACTTTGAATGGTGGTTATGCCATTACTGAAATTGCCTGAATTATTTACCCTGAGGTCATATTCAAATATGTAAACTCCCTTAGGTAAGTAGTCGAAAAAGAAATTAACGCTAGCATCTTTTACGCTCTCATAATAGCCCATTCCATCCTGCCATTTGTACTTGGACAATATATTTATTGGCTCCAATCCAGAGGCTCTCATATCTTTCATATGTACAAATTCCATAGGTCTGTCCGATCGTAATTCTATGCGGATCCGTACTAGGTCACCTACCTTTAATTGTGTGTTCACCTTAACTTCACTAAGTTCCTCCCCGGTAGCCGTATTCTGCTTAAGGAATACTTTCTTTTTTAATTTTAAAGGGGTTTCGGCAGATGTTATTTTATCCAGATCCTCAAAATACTGCCAAGTTAAAGAGCCCCAAGCGCTACCTTCCGATTTTTTGGTGAGCTGTACCTCGGCCATTTCAGAAGTAATCTCAGTTCCGTTCCAAGAAGTTTTGAAATATCCGGTACCTGCTTCTAACGTTACATTTTCAAGTTTTATGGGGTCTATTTTTTCACCGCCAACTAGAATAGCTACGCTTTCGGAAACCGACAACCAATCGCTTCCCTGTAGTAAAAGAGCATAGACAGCGTCTGTGGTAGCCTTGGTAGTTTTCCACTGGCTGGTCTGTTTGTTTTTTAATAGCCACAGCTTTAAAAGGTCTATTTTTTTGGTGTCATTAGTTATTTCCGAGAAAGCCTCAATTAAGAGCGATTGTGTTTCTATAGGCGCTTGGTGCCAATGCCAGGTAGCAGCGTTCTCTTTCCAATACATCCCCATTTCATCATTGGTAATGCTATTTTCCTCTAAAGCCGATATAATTTTTTTGGCGGTCGTTACATTATTGTTTCTAAATAAGACGAGGGATAACAAGCCTTTGGCATATAAACTCTTAGTGGTCCAATATTGCTCTGCCTGTCCCAGATAATATTCCTTGATTTCCGCAACCTTTTCAGACATTTTATAGTCAGGAAAAAAGCTACGCATATATAGGTAATGAATTTGGGTTACGCTTAAATGGTCCTTGTTGATATCTGTAGTGTATTTCTTCATCTTCTCATATTCGGCAATAAATTCTGAATCCAAGTAGGCAACGGCATTCGTGATTATAGGTTGTATCCTTTGATTTTCATTTTGTGTTGTAACTGAGGTATTTCCAACTTTATTGGGGGAAGTAAGTTTGTTGAGATGACCAAGACCAGTAATTATATGTTGGGTGATAAACCTATTTTCTGGTCCTCCGTTAAACCAAGCCCATGCTCCCGAGTTCATTTGGTTCTGTTCTAATTTTTTTAAGGAATTCTGCTGGTCATTTTTCAATTTATTGAGGTCAAAAAGCAGGGCAATGCGCTTCTTTTGCTCGGTTTCAGATTGGGCATCCCTAAGCCAAGGGGTTTCTTGGATCAAAATCGATTTTAATTCCTGGTTTTTTTCCAAATTGCTCAACAAAGCATCGGAATTGGCCCATTGTTTAAATACCTCCTGTATCCTTGGATTGGTATTGGCAATATGGGCGCCCAAGCTATTCGCATAATATCTGGAGAAAATCTGTTCGTTACAATCGTAGGGGTATTCCATTAAATACGGTAGTGCCTGTACTGCGTACCAAGCAGGATTGGAGGTTATTTCCAGACTCAATTGATGCTGCGTTAGAGTAGCGGAGTTGCTATTTTTTAGCTTCTCCAAGGTGAAGTTCTTTGTCTGATTGCCGTTTATCCACATGGGAAGGGTTTCGGTCACCAAAGTGCGATTGCTAAGCACAGGGAGAATGTTTTGTTCTCCATCGCTGTAATCTCCTGCGATGGCCATGATTTTGTATTGTACTGCCTGTAGCCCTTCAGGTATTTTTATGGTCCAAGAAACTTCTGTATTTCCCTTGCCATCTACTTTAAACTCTTTGGTAGACAGGTCTAAGGAGGAGGTGTTTTTGGAGAAAAGTAGCTCCTTCCCTATATCTTTTCCAGTAACGGCATCTACCAATTCCAGTTTTGCCTTTCCAGTCAATAGTTTATCTGTTAGATTGGCAATTTTACTGCTAAATGTAAGTTGGTCCCCTTCGCGTAAGAAACGTGGGGCGTTAGGGATTGCCATCAATTCCTTTTGGGTGACGGTTTCCATGGTGGTGGTGGCGCTTTCAAGCGACTTGGTGTGGGCCAATAACTGTAATTTCCATTTGGTTAATGCCTCTGGAGTGGTAAAGCTAAAAGATACATTTCCATCTTTATCCGTCAGAAGTTGAGGGAAGAAAAATGCAGTTTCCTTCAGGTTTTTCCGAATTTGAATGTCTTCAAATCCGGGTTTATTAGTATCCTTTTCAATTGGTGCTGGTGTATTTCCGGTTGAGTTTTTAGATTCTTGAGTCCTGTATGGCACAGTTACTAGTTCGTCCATGGATTCTGCTTCTTCCCTCATAGCAGCTGGACCATTGCTCTTCATCATCATTCGGTCCCGAAGGTGTAGACCATAACCGAAATGTAATCCAAACCAATTAAAAGAATCGTAGAGCTGGGAATCATAGCTAATGTCATTTCCATAATCAGAATAAGTATTAAAAGAGGTCACACCGTAACTTTTGGAAGCGTTACTGTAAAAGCTGGAATAGTAGTTTCCCTGTTTGTTGGGGTTAAAACTCCAAGCATGTGGTTTAAAGGCATCCAAGGAAGCGTCGTACATACCGGCCATAATTTCAGCGGTTAGTCCGTTGCCCTTCGGTCCCTTTACTTTAAACGACCATGTTTCATCCGATCCAGGTTCAATTTTATTGCGGAAACTCACTGTTTCAATTTGTAGATCCGTATTTGGATAAGGTACGGGGATGGCTATATTGCCATTTTGAAAGGAGTTGAATGCCGAAAAACTATACGTAATGGCAAAACCTCCCAGATCACCCTCGGAAACTGGAATCCTTAAGGTCTTAGAATTGTTGTTGAGCTTAATCTTATGGGTAGCCACAATTTTGCGGTCCTTTTCCAAGAAGAGGGAAACGGTAAGGTCTTTAGCAGCAGAAGCCATGCTAAGCACTACTTGGTCTCCAATGGTGTAGGAAGGTTTATCGGTCTTTATCTGAAAAAGTTGATTGTCCGCTAGGGTCTTATCAGCAGTGCTATACAGAGTAGTATAGGCAATGTCCTTTACTTCCTGACCAAATTTATCCTTTGTGGTAAGCACTATGCGATATTTTCCTGAACTCCATTTTTTGCTGAAAGCCAAACCAATTTCTTTGGATTTACCTGTGTCAAAGGGATATTCCCATACCATTTCCCCATTTTCCCACTGGGAGCTGTCATCATCATTGGCAAAGGCATCATGTGGAAAGAGCTCGTTAAACTTCTCTTGTTCAAATCCATTGTAATCCGGAGCTGCCCATGGTCGCGGTCGTATTACCCTGTTCGGGGCTTTAAGTTTGTACATTTTAAGCACCCCTTCGGTAGGAACAAATTGCCCGTTTAGATTGTGGGTGGTAATGCTAAGTTTGTGATCTTTAGTATTCTTGTTGATGGGGTCTGCGATCTGTATAGTTGCGGTAAGGGCATGGTATCCCACCCTAACGGTTGTTGTGGTGCTTCTAGTTTCACCGTTTAGGTCGGTTACATCAGCAGTAATTTCGTAATTGAAAACAGGCATATTGTCCTTGGAAACCGATAAATCAGGGATGGCCTTAAAATTTATATTGTATTTCCCCTCACCATCCGTAAGGGTAGTGCCATGGGCTATTTCTTGTGGCGTCTCTCTATAATACGGTAAGTGTCGGGAGTACCAAATCGGGAAATTCACAACACGCTTCACCGTATAGCTTACTTGGGCATCGGTAATATTGCTTCCCGCATACCCTACTGCTTTGCCATCTACCTGAATACTGTCGTTCACTCGATAGGAATCCGAAATAGATTCAAAGCTGGTTTCAAATTTTGGGCGTTTGTACTCCTCAACGGAAAAGTACTGTTGACCATTAATATTGTATTCGGTAGAGGAAACCTCCAAGAAGAAATTACCTGTTAGGCCATTAGTGGGGATTATAAATTCCCCTGCAAAAGAACCGTAGTCATTGGACTTAAATTCTTGTGCCGATATTTCTTGATGATTAACGTCTTTTAGTGACACCCGAATTTTTGCCTGAGTCAATATTTCAGAGATATTATCCGTCCTTTTTAGGGCGATTCCCTTAAAATATAAAGTTTGTCCAGGTCTGTAGATGCTTCGATCCGTAAAAAGGAAACAAGGATAAGTTGTAGTAAGTTGATCGGAATCATACTTTTTAGGGACATAGAAGTCTTCAAAAAAAGCTGTTTGGTCTTTATGCGTAACCATGACACTGATATTGTTTTTATAGTCGGAATTTCGGGGAAGCGTCACCTGTCCCATATGGTCCGTGGTCATGGTGTTTGTGACAAAAGGTTTATTGTACCCTGGCCGATAAGTGAAGTGTACCTTGGCCCCTACAGCTGGTGCTCCATTGTTGCGATCTATGACCTGGTAATAATGAAAATCGGTAGCGGTGGACTCTATA
Encoded here:
- a CDS encoding ion transporter; this translates as MRDYLRDMVEGNETPKSRYFGFFIQTLILISIVAFTMETVPSISDDTKIILRGIEIFCVLVFSVEYLLRLFVSERKLKFVFSFFGIIDLLAILPFYLALGLDLRSLRALRFLRLFRILKLMRYNRAINRFSIAIKTAKEEITLFLFVTLILIYLSAVGIYYFENEVQPEHFASIFDSLWWAIITLTTVGYGDVYPITLGGRMFTFVILMIGLGIVAIPTGIISSALTNSIDNEKGEE
- a CDS encoding DUF4136 domain-containing protein; translated protein: MKFALPLLLLLFISSCSAVRVQYDYDNETEFSAYSTYNYYPDMETGLNDLDNRRLMRAIDSTMRAKGLLLSEEPDFYVAIVGRSFQAARKNTVGVGLGGSGRNVGGGLSVGIPVGAAKMEREIRFDFVDSQKDELFWQAVTVSAFNDNSTPEIKEEKLRAIVQKAFEKYPPKQRK
- a CDS encoding DoxX family membrane protein — its product is MNATFFIGLRIVFGLFLIVFGANKFLHFMPAGEMSEAAMNYFSALMSTNTINIIAIVEILSGISLLLNKYAALMMLILMIISVNAILFHAFLEPGSIGGALVLIILNIVMLYAYKDRYKDILRP
- a CDS encoding alpha-2-macroglobulin, with the protein product MKNITKLLTIFLFAQMAYSQQPSDTFDVLWERVQKLETETMTKSAMELVANISAKAKKEKNGTQIIKSLLYTSKYTLILEEEAQLAIISDFKNEIAKSSFPVKNILEGYLANLYWQYFQQNRYRFYDRSKTEVKIDSTDFRTWDLSTLFYEIGIHFEASLENPAMLQKTAIQQFDGILEKQKNSEIYRPSLFDLLAHNALDFYTSSENNIDQPADKFQLDDSEILCDANQFSLQNINTGDKTSLQSKALLLYQELVHFHLNDTSLEALVDVDIARLKFIEQNAVFPNKDNQYLEVLQNSAEAIKEDENGELYRYEIALSSHETGNSYHPETNIETRWKQKEALAICEAIITQFPKSRAAEKSSALKSQILAKSLQLTTERHIPINKPTRILVNYKNLSHLQLSAHKITTKELKTLNELYPQEKKLAFIKKLTIEKQWDVQLKNESDYQNHGTEILLPELPNGYFVLLAIPKNTTDSTFSFSTLQATDLALIESTATDFHYYQVIDRNNGAPAVGAKVHFTYRPGYNKPFVTNTMTTDHMGQVTLPRNSDYKNNISVMVTHKDQTAFFEDFYVPKKYDSDQLTTTYPCFLFTDRSIYRPGQTLYFKGIALKRTDNISEILTQAKIRVSLKDVNHQEISAQEFKSNDYGSFAGEFIIPTNGLTGNFFLEVSSTEYNINGQQYFSVEEYKRPKFETSFESISDSYRVNDSIQVDGKAVGYAGSNITDAQVSYTVKRVVNFPIWYSRHLPYYRETPQEIAHGTTLTDGEGKYNINFKAIPDLSVSKDNMPVFNYEITADVTDLNGETRSTTTTVRVGYHALTATIQIADPINKNTKDHKLSITTHNLNGQFVPTEGVLKMYKLKAPNRVIRPRPWAAPDYNGFEQEKFNELFPHDAFANDDDSSQWENGEMVWEYPFDTGKSKEIGLAFSKKWSSGKYRIVLTTKDKFGQEVKDIAYTTLYSTADKTLADNQLFQIKTDKPSYTIGDQVVLSMASAAKDLTVSLFLEKDRKIVATHKIKLNNNSKTLRIPVSEGDLGGFAITYSFSAFNSFQNGNIAIPVPYPNTDLQIETVSFRNKIEPGSDETWSFKVKGPKGNGLTAEIMAGMYDASLDAFKPHAWSFNPNKQGNYYSSFYSNASKSYGVTSFNTYSDYGNDISYDSQLYDSFNWFGLHFGYGLHLRDRMMMKSNGPAAMREEAESMDELVTVPYRTQESKNSTGNTPAPIEKDTNKPGFEDIQIRKNLKETAFFFPQLLTDKDGNVSFSFTTPEALTKWKLQLLAHTKSLESATTTMETVTQKELMAIPNAPRFLREGDQLTFSSKIANLTDKLLTGKAKLELVDAVTGKDIGKELLFSKNTSSLDLSTKEFKVDGKGNTEVSWTIKIPEGLQAVQYKIMAIAGDYSDGEQNILPVLSNRTLVTETLPMWINGNQTKNFTLEKLKNSNSATLTQHQLSLEITSNPAWYAVQALPYLMEYPYDCNEQIFSRYYANSLGAHIANTNPRIQEVFKQWANSDALLSNLEKNQELKSILIQETPWLRDAQSETEQKKRIALLFDLNKLKNDQQNSLKKLEQNQMNSGAWAWFNGGPENRFITQHIITGLGHLNKLTSPNKVGNTSVTTQNENQRIQPIITNAVAYLDSEFIAEYEKMKKYTTDINKDHLSVTQIHYLYMRSFFPDYKMSEKVAEIKEYYLGQAEQYWTTKSLYAKGLLSLVLFRNNNVTTAKKIISALEENSITNDEMGMYWKENAATWHWHQAPIETQSLLIEAFSEITNDTKKIDLLKLWLLKNKQTSQWKTTKATTDAVYALLLQGSDWLSVSESVAILVGGEKIDPIKLENVTLEAGTGYFKTSWNGTEITSEMAEVQLTKKSEGSAWGSLTWQYFEDLDKITSAETPLKLKKKVFLKQNTATGEELSEVKVNTQLKVGDLVRIRIELRSDRPMEFVHMKDMRASGLEPINILSKYKWQDGMGYYESVKDASVNFFFDYLPKGVYIFEYDLRVNNSGNFSNGITTIQSMYAPEFSSHSEGVRIQVK